One stretch of Flavobacterium sp. 9 DNA includes these proteins:
- a CDS encoding low affinity iron permease family protein, giving the protein MKTKKTKQSSAFEKFATNVSKAAGSTPAFIGAFLIVVAWAASGPIFDYSETWQLVINTGTTIITFLMVFLIQKAQNKDSLAIQLKLNELVASNEYSSNSLVDIESMTEEEMIIVQKYYHRLSELAKKDESIRNSHSIAEAHEQHERKDKNRTKSRTRNITKK; this is encoded by the coding sequence ATGAAAACTAAAAAAACAAAACAAAGCAGTGCTTTCGAAAAATTTGCTACCAATGTTTCAAAAGCTGCCGGAAGCACACCAGCTTTTATAGGCGCTTTTTTGATTGTTGTAGCGTGGGCGGCTTCTGGTCCAATTTTCGATTATTCAGAAACCTGGCAATTGGTCATCAATACAGGAACTACAATTATTACTTTTCTGATGGTTTTTTTGATTCAGAAAGCGCAAAACAAAGATTCTCTAGCAATTCAGCTTAAGCTAAATGAGTTGGTTGCTTCAAACGAATATTCGAGTAATAGTCTTGTCGATATCGAAAGTATGACGGAGGAAGAAATGATTATTGTTCAGAAATACTATCACAGACTAAGTGAACTCGCTAAGAAAGACGAAAGCATCAGAAACTCACATTCTATTGCTGAAGCGCATGAACAACATGAACGCAAGGACAAAAACAGAACGAAATCACGTACCAGAAATATTACAAAAAAATGA
- a CDS encoding FAD-binding oxidoreductase: protein MKLRSTETFWPLKNAMLNSYPSITKDIDTEILIIGGGITGALIAYKLINEGKKIVLVDRRDVCNGSTAASTALLQYEIDVPLHKLMELRGLECAVDSYKNGKKAIFDLRNIIDTIKSDCHFEFKKSIYFTSLKKDIPFLKREFDTRKNSGFDVTWLSKFNLKEMGLNALAAIESKTAAVMDPYKLAQDLLVYCQENGMQIFDRTNITGIQNLKEKSIARTENKFTITADHVIHCSGYESVETLKEKVVDLKSTYVIASENLPDLPVAFKNAIFWNTADPYLYFRATADNRIIIGGGDEDFKDAQKRDKLLPKKEAYLLKQFRRKFPLIDFKIDYSWAGTFGETKDGLPYFGKPDPKKNEHYVLGFGGNGITFSVLGMNSILDSIDDKENQDLKYYRFGR, encoded by the coding sequence ATGAAACTACGCTCGACCGAAACTTTCTGGCCTTTAAAAAACGCCATGCTAAACAGTTATCCATCAATAACCAAAGATATTGATACGGAAATTTTAATCATTGGCGGAGGAATAACGGGAGCATTAATCGCCTATAAATTAATAAATGAAGGAAAAAAAATAGTTCTCGTTGATCGTCGTGATGTCTGCAACGGAAGCACGGCGGCAAGTACAGCTTTACTTCAATATGAAATTGATGTACCGTTACATAAATTAATGGAATTAAGAGGTTTAGAATGTGCTGTTGACAGTTATAAGAACGGAAAAAAAGCTATTTTTGATTTAAGAAATATCATTGATACCATAAAAAGTGACTGTCATTTTGAGTTCAAAAAAAGCATATATTTTACTTCCTTAAAAAAAGATATTCCGTTTTTGAAACGAGAATTTGATACCCGAAAAAACTCTGGATTTGATGTAACCTGGTTAAGCAAATTTAATTTGAAAGAAATGGGCTTAAATGCTCTTGCAGCAATCGAATCGAAAACGGCGGCAGTTATGGATCCGTATAAATTGGCTCAGGATCTATTGGTTTATTGCCAAGAAAATGGAATGCAGATTTTTGACCGCACAAATATTACGGGTATTCAAAACCTAAAAGAAAAATCTATTGCTCGTACTGAAAACAAATTTACCATTACGGCAGATCACGTTATACATTGCAGCGGTTACGAAAGCGTAGAAACATTGAAAGAGAAAGTAGTTGATCTAAAAAGTACTTATGTAATAGCTTCAGAAAATTTACCTGATTTACCAGTGGCTTTCAAAAACGCAATATTCTGGAATACAGCAGATCCATATCTCTATTTTAGAGCAACAGCCGACAATCGGATTATTATTGGCGGTGGTGATGAAGACTTCAAAGACGCTCAAAAACGCGATAAATTATTGCCGAAAAAAGAAGCGTATTTACTGAAACAATTCCGAAGAAAATTTCCCCTTATCGATTTCAAAATTGATTATTCCTGGGCAGGAACTTTTGGAGAAACAAAAGATGGTTTACCTTATTTTGGAAAACCAGATCCCAAAAAAAACGAACATTACGTCCTCGGATTTGGAGGAAACGGAATCACTTTTAGCGTTCTGGGCATGAATTCTATCCTTGATTCTATTGATGATAAAGAAAATCAGGATTTGAAGTATTATAGGTTTGGAAGGTGA